Genomic window (Tetrapisispora phaffii CBS 4417 chromosome 15, complete genome):
atgataaagaaattatcGATGGAGTAAGACATATGGCAGATATCACTTACGAACGTTTACAGAGATCGGAAACTGATTCAAAGAATGCAggaaataatgatatagTTGATTCAACTAATTCAGATTACGTTGATGATGCAAGCATGGACCTGTACAATATTACTCaacaaattcttcaatttttgaattaagTTTGAAGGGAAATATTcctaaaaataaaagaatataagttgtttatattatatcGAAATTGTAATTTTAGTAGGGAAAATCGGCATaactttaaattatctatAAGTTGTTGCGAAAAATGGGAAGAAATGGAATCATAGAATGATTTCTTTTGGTTGTAGTTCATAAAATGGGAAAAAtctaaagaaaaataatagaacaaatggtaataaataataagttTAATGAAACTCCACCAATGTTATTAGAGTCGTTCTTTATACATCTATCCTGCctaaaaagataataatgaattataaaataaaaataatattaaattaaaaaaaaatacatgCATATGTGAATGTATATgtaacaaaaaaaacacaatAAATCTTTGcgaataaataattaattaaactaATTAGTACAATAAAAGACTATCATATAATTCACGTTAGTACaacaataattttgttgatTTCTGTGATTCATTTGCTGTAATATTCATAGTGTTATTGCTATTCATGGATCATAATTGCATCGAACTTGTTATCCCTCAACGAAACTGGTCGCAAACTAAGACGAATGCTAGTGATCACATTCAAATACACCGTTACCTAATTTGTAGACAAGGTACTGACTTTCTTCTTGTCCAGGCAATAGTTCATTTGATTAAATTATCCGTTTCGAATGGGTTTGAATAATTAATGTGTTTAACAGCATTATGACAAATATGGCATTCTTGAACTTTTCCTCATGCGTAACTCTCGAAACGTTTTATATTACACTTTTCAAAAGATCCTTCTTAAAcgatattatattatccATATCATTTTTAGCAATTTTTATCGATAGAATACTTGCTTGTGGAACACTGACTAAACCCATAAGTCTTGCATTGTCTACACTTTCACCCTTTTCATTTATTCGATCACCGATACAAAGTTCCTGAGCATGATTGATTAATAGATTCAATTGAGCATCTAATGCAACTAATGATCCTCTGATTACTCTCGTATCGTTGATATTGATGTATAAAGTCTTACCAATAAAATCATGCAACTGCAGTTTATCCATCttaacaaatatatttaaacttCAACCCTGGAACAGTAAGGTAATCTTTTGAAAGTAATGCAGGACTCAACTATTAACCTGTTAACTACTTGTTGATATTAGAGTTCTCTATTCACTTGacagtatatatatatatatacatactTCAAAAAGATTCTTGTCTTATACTATGGcattttttttgc
Coding sequences:
- the MAK31 gene encoding Mak31p (similar to Saccharomyces cerevisiae MAK31 (YCR020C-A); ancestral locus Anc_1.438), with the translated sequence MDKLQLHDFIGKTLYININDTRVIRGSLVALDAQLNLLINHAQELCIGDRINEKGESVDNARLMGLVSVPQASILSIKIAKNDMDNIISFKKDLLKSVI